A window of the Pecten maximus chromosome 19, xPecMax1.1, whole genome shotgun sequence genome harbors these coding sequences:
- the LOC117317439 gene encoding translation initiation factor IF-2-like: protein MTVKFSICISDDSTPDALHSGDSTPDGPGSGDPTPDGQGSGDPTPDGPGSGDPTPDALHSGDPTPDGPGSGDPTPDGPGSGDPTPDGPGSGDPTPDGQGSGDPTPDGPGSGDPTPDALHSGDPTPDGPGSGDPTPGGPGSGDPTPDALHSGDPTPDGPGSGDPTPDGPGSSDPTPDGPGSGDPTPDGPGSGDPTPDGPGSGDPTPDGPGSGDSTPDGPGSGDLTPDGRAAVTLLRTVQADCTLDGWGRC, encoded by the coding sequence ATGACGGTGAAATTTTCTATCTGTATCAGCGATGATTCTACTCCGGACGCTCTCCACAGCGGTGACTCTACTCCGGACGGTCCAGGCAGCGGTGACCCTACTCCGGACGGTCAAGGCAGCGGTGACCCTACTCCGGACGGTCCAGGCAGCGGTGACCCTACTCCGGACGCTCTCCACAGCGGTGACCCTACTCCGGACGGTCCAGGCAGCGGTGACCCTACTCCGGACGGTCCAGGCAGCGGTGACCCTACGCCGGACGGTCCGGGCAGCGGTGACCCTACTCCGGACGGTCAAGGCAGCGGTGACCCTACTCCGGACGGTCCAGGCAGCGGTGACCCTACTCCGGACGCTCTCCACAGCGGTGACCCTACTCCGGACGGTCCAGGCAGCGGTGACCCTACTCCGGGCGGTCCAGGCAGCGGTGACCCTACTCCGGACGCTCTCCACAGCGGTGACCCTACTCCGGACGGTCCAGGCAGCGGTGACCCTACTCCGGACGGTCCAGGCAGCAGTGACCCTACGCCGGACGGTCCGGGCAGCGGTGACCCTACTCCGGACGGTCCAGGCAGCGGTGACCCTACTCCGGACGGTCCAGGCAGCGGTGACCCTACTCCGGACGGTCCAGGCAGCGGTGACTCTACTCCGGACGGTCCAGGCAGCGGTGACCTTACTCCGGACGGTCGGGCAGCGGTGACCCTACTCCGGACGGTCCAGGCAGACTGTACTCTGGATGGATGGGGAAGATGTTGA